In Xiphophorus maculatus strain JP 163 A chromosome 18, X_maculatus-5.0-male, whole genome shotgun sequence, a single genomic region encodes these proteins:
- the LOC102218675 gene encoding von Willebrand factor A domain-containing protein 5A-like isoform X3, translating into MRSFLGINKQVLAPPTHRFSHTEPVQVVHNSCCSLNEISERQQRTKLRQQGSVVNLKHICLLSATVLTGTMVNCFGLVTDNKEPVPLKSIDAQLEVKDHVATLVSTLTYENKEDKPLEAVFVFPLPGDAAVCHFSAQIGETHIVAEVKEKQQAQEEYDDALSSGQQAFLLEESEQSPDIFSLKVGRLPPGESASIRLEYVTELAVQADDGLRFCLPAVLNPRYQPQGSEGPSVQVTSVPASLVPYSLSFSAQVSSPRPISKIESSCSLEPLQYLNADQTKATVKLGGGHKFDRDIELLIYYKDAHQPSAVVEAGQASAKPGSLMGDPVVMVSLYPEFPQSVMSSRAACGEFVFLMDLSGSMGCPMNNSTPQETRISSARDTLLLLLKSLPMGCYFNIYSFGSSFEHIFPKSVEYSEKTMKEALEKVEKMESNLGGTEILRPLNHIYSQACIPKHPRQLFVFTDGEVRNTKEVTDLVKNNADSHRCFSFGIGEGASSALINGMAKEGGGQAQFITGADRMQPKVMQSLRFAMQPAVNDISVSWDLPKGVSATVLSPPITAIFQGQRSLIYAQLTGPSSEEADGSVTVKYSLAGHPSQNQLHFNLKPAEDSELTVHRLAARTVIRSMESEERTRRGHQDEEMKKKVVELSIQSGVSSCFTAFIAVNKDSGKAVQGPLVRRNVPTAALACNSPRRMARSCSASERNNMFRRAPRDNRSLCMENSGSYRHEERIDCDGDLDSGRSARSAAEPPQPHKDPLLQLVSLQNASGSWMLHEALAAVLGKTKEEVEKAKPELVNNEVWASILALIWLHGFKMDAKEEWELLAMKAASWIKAQNAPCVSECVEAGNKLLGCSMKKEALGL; encoded by the exons ATGCGTTCGTTTCTCGGCATAAATAAACAGGTCCTGGCTCCACCCACTCATAGGTTTTCTCATACTGAACCCGTACAAGTAGTTCACAATTCCTGCTGTTCCTTGAACGAAATTTCCGAGAGACAACAGCGGACGAAGCTTCGTCAACAGGGGTCTGTGGTAAACCTAAAACATATCTGTCTGCTATCAGCAACTGTTCTTACTG GTACGATGGTGAACTGCTTTGGTCTGGTCACTGACAATAAGGAACCAG TTCCTCTGAAGAGCATTGATGCTCAGCTGGAGGTGAAGGACCATGTAGCTACTCTGGTCTCCACTCTGACCTACGAGAACAAGGAGGACAAACCTCTAGAGGCTGTGTTTGTCTTCCCTCTGCCTGGAGATGCTGCTGTGTGTCATTTCAGTGCTCAGATTGGAGAAACACACATTGTAGCTGAGGTGAAGGAGAAACAGCAG GCTCAGGAGGAGTATGATGACGCTCTGAGCTCCGGTCAGCAGGCCTTCCTGTTGGAGGAGAGTGAGCAGAGTCCAGATATCTTCTCTCTGAAGGTGGGCAGGCTGCCTCCAGGAGAGAGCGCCTCCATCAGGCTGGAGTATGTCACTGAGCTGGCTGTGCAGGCTGATGATGGGTTGAGGTTCTGTCTGCCTGCTGTGCTCAACCCTCGATACCAACCCCAGG GTAGTGAAGGTCCCAGTGTCCAGGTGACCTCAGTACCAGCCTCTCTGGTGCCCTACAGTCTGTCCTTTTCCGCCCAAGTGTCCTCTCCTCGTCCAATCTCTAAAATAGAGTCCAGTTGCTCTCTGGAGCCTCTTCAGTATCTCAACGCTGATCAAACTAAGGCCACG GTTAAATTGGGTGGAGGACACAAGTTTGACAGAGACATtgaattactgatttattaCAAAGACGCCCACCAGCCCTCTGCTGTGGTGGAGGCAGGACAGGCCTCTGCCAAACCTG GCTCTCTGATGGGTGACCCAGTGGTGATGGTTAGTCTTTACCCTGAGTTCCCCCAATCAGTGATGTCCTCACGCGCTGCCTGTGGAGAGTTTGTGTTCTTGATGGATCTATCAGGAAGTATGGGCTGCCCCATGAACAACAGCACACCGCAAGAAACTCGCATTAGCAGTGCACGG GATACTCTGCTGCTCCTGTTGAAGAGTTTACCAATGGGCTGCTACTTCAACATTTATAGTTTTGGTTCCTCCTTTGAGCACATCTTCCC TAAGAGTGTGGAGTACAGTGAGAAGACCATGAAGGAGGCTCTAGAAAAGGTTGAAAAGATGGAGTCTAATCTTGGAGGAACAGAGATTCTTAGGCCTCTTAATCACATTTACAGCCAAGCCTGCATTCCCAAACATCCTCGACAG TTGTTTGTCTTCACTGACGGAGAGGTGAGGAACACCAAAGAAGTTACTGATCTTGTTAAGAATAATGCAGACTCCCACAG GTGTTTCTCTTTTGGGATTGGAGAAGGAGCCAGCTCTGCTCTCATCAACGGGATGGCCAAAGAAGGCGGAGGTCAAGCTCAGTTCATCACTGGAGCTGACAGGATGCaaccaaaa GTGATGCAGTCACTCAGGTTTGCAATGCAGCCAGCTGTGAATGACATTTCCGTCTCTTGGGATTTACCAAAGGGAGTGTCCGCCACCGTTCTCTCTCCACCCATTACAGCAATATTTCAGGGTCAGAGATCGCTGATTTATGCTCAGCTTACAGGACCG agTTCAGAGGAAGCAGATGGCAGTGTGACAGTGAAGTACAGCCTGGCAGGTCATCCCTCTCAGAACCAGCTGCACTTCAACCTCAAACCTGCAGAGGACTCTGA ATTAACAGTCCACAGGCTGGCTGCTCGCACTGTGATTCGCTCTATGGAGTCAGAGGAGAGGACACGAAGAGGACACCAGGATgaagaaatgaagaagaagGTGGTGGAGCTCAGCATCCAATCAGGAGTAAGCAGTTGTTTCACTGCCTTCATTGCTGTCAACAAAGACAGCGGCAAGGCAGTTCAAGGACCGCTGGTGCGCAGAAATGTCCCGACAg cagCTCTGGCTTGCAACTCTCCAAGAA gaaTGGCTAGGTCTTGTTCGGCTTCAGAAAGAAATA ATATGTTTCGTCGTGCTCCACGAGACAATA GGTCACTTTGTATGGAGAACTCTGGTAGTTACAGACATGAAGAACGCATTGATT GTGATGGTGATTTAGATTCAGGTAGGTCAGCACGGTCAGCCGCTGAACCACCACAGCCCCATAAAGaccctctgctgcagctggtgtCCCTGCAGAATGCATCTGGCAGCTGGATGCTTCATGAAGCTCTGGCTGCTGTGCTGGGAAAAACCAAAGAGGAGGTGGAAAAGGCAAAACCAGAATTG GTCAACAATGAAGTGTGGGCCTCCATTCTGGCTCTGATTTGGCTTCATGGTTTTAAGATGGATGCAAAGGAGGAGTGGGAGCTTCTGGCTATGAAGGCGGCATCATGGATTAAAGCTCAGAACG CTCCATGTGTGTCAGAGTGCGTTGAAGCTGGAAATAAACTGTTGGGTTGCAGCATGAAGAAAGAAGCTCTGGGGCTCTGA
- the LOC102218675 gene encoding von Willebrand factor A domain-containing protein 5A-like isoform X2, giving the protein MRSFLGINKQVLAPPTHRFSHTEPVQVVHNSCCSLNEISERQQRTKLRQQGSVVNLKHICLLSATVLTGTMVNCFGLVTDNKEPVPLKSIDAQLEVKDHVATLVSTLTYENKEDKPLEAVFVFPLPGDAAVCHFSAQIGETHIVAEVKEKQQAQEEYDDALSSGQQAFLLEESEQSPDIFSLKVGRLPPGESASIRLEYVTELAVQADDGLRFCLPAVLNPRYQPQGSEGPSVQVTSVPASLVPYSLSFSAQVSSPRPISKIESSCSLEPLQYLNADQTKATVKLGGGHKFDRDIELLIYYKDAHQPSAVVEAGQASAKPGSLMGDPVVMVSLYPEFPQSVMSSRAACGEFVFLMDLSGSMGCPMNNSTPQETRISSARDTLLLLLKSLPMGCYFNIYSFGSSFEHIFPKSVEYSEKTMKEALEKVEKMESNLGGTEILRPLNHIYSQACIPKHPRQLFVFTDGEVRNTKEVTDLVKNNADSHRCFSFGIGEGASSALINGMAKEGGGQAQFITGADRMQPKVMQSLRFAMQPAVNDISVSWDLPKGVSATVLSPPITAIFQGQRSLIYAQLTGPSSEEADGSVTVKYSLAGHPSQNQLHFNLKPAEDSELTVHRLAARTVIRSMESEERTRRGHQDEEMKKKVVELSIQSGVSSCFTAFIAVNKDSGKAVQGPLVRRNVPTALACNSPRRMARSCSASERNNMFRRAPRDNRSADFLAPQRSYKFCPAPRDNRSLCMENSGSYRHEERIDCDGDLDSGRSARSAAEPPQPHKDPLLQLVSLQNASGSWMLHEALAAVLGKTKEEVEKAKPELVNNEVWASILALIWLHGFKMDAKEEWELLAMKAASWIKAQNAPCVSECVEAGNKLLGCSMKKEALGL; this is encoded by the exons ATGCGTTCGTTTCTCGGCATAAATAAACAGGTCCTGGCTCCACCCACTCATAGGTTTTCTCATACTGAACCCGTACAAGTAGTTCACAATTCCTGCTGTTCCTTGAACGAAATTTCCGAGAGACAACAGCGGACGAAGCTTCGTCAACAGGGGTCTGTGGTAAACCTAAAACATATCTGTCTGCTATCAGCAACTGTTCTTACTG GTACGATGGTGAACTGCTTTGGTCTGGTCACTGACAATAAGGAACCAG TTCCTCTGAAGAGCATTGATGCTCAGCTGGAGGTGAAGGACCATGTAGCTACTCTGGTCTCCACTCTGACCTACGAGAACAAGGAGGACAAACCTCTAGAGGCTGTGTTTGTCTTCCCTCTGCCTGGAGATGCTGCTGTGTGTCATTTCAGTGCTCAGATTGGAGAAACACACATTGTAGCTGAGGTGAAGGAGAAACAGCAG GCTCAGGAGGAGTATGATGACGCTCTGAGCTCCGGTCAGCAGGCCTTCCTGTTGGAGGAGAGTGAGCAGAGTCCAGATATCTTCTCTCTGAAGGTGGGCAGGCTGCCTCCAGGAGAGAGCGCCTCCATCAGGCTGGAGTATGTCACTGAGCTGGCTGTGCAGGCTGATGATGGGTTGAGGTTCTGTCTGCCTGCTGTGCTCAACCCTCGATACCAACCCCAGG GTAGTGAAGGTCCCAGTGTCCAGGTGACCTCAGTACCAGCCTCTCTGGTGCCCTACAGTCTGTCCTTTTCCGCCCAAGTGTCCTCTCCTCGTCCAATCTCTAAAATAGAGTCCAGTTGCTCTCTGGAGCCTCTTCAGTATCTCAACGCTGATCAAACTAAGGCCACG GTTAAATTGGGTGGAGGACACAAGTTTGACAGAGACATtgaattactgatttattaCAAAGACGCCCACCAGCCCTCTGCTGTGGTGGAGGCAGGACAGGCCTCTGCCAAACCTG GCTCTCTGATGGGTGACCCAGTGGTGATGGTTAGTCTTTACCCTGAGTTCCCCCAATCAGTGATGTCCTCACGCGCTGCCTGTGGAGAGTTTGTGTTCTTGATGGATCTATCAGGAAGTATGGGCTGCCCCATGAACAACAGCACACCGCAAGAAACTCGCATTAGCAGTGCACGG GATACTCTGCTGCTCCTGTTGAAGAGTTTACCAATGGGCTGCTACTTCAACATTTATAGTTTTGGTTCCTCCTTTGAGCACATCTTCCC TAAGAGTGTGGAGTACAGTGAGAAGACCATGAAGGAGGCTCTAGAAAAGGTTGAAAAGATGGAGTCTAATCTTGGAGGAACAGAGATTCTTAGGCCTCTTAATCACATTTACAGCCAAGCCTGCATTCCCAAACATCCTCGACAG TTGTTTGTCTTCACTGACGGAGAGGTGAGGAACACCAAAGAAGTTACTGATCTTGTTAAGAATAATGCAGACTCCCACAG GTGTTTCTCTTTTGGGATTGGAGAAGGAGCCAGCTCTGCTCTCATCAACGGGATGGCCAAAGAAGGCGGAGGTCAAGCTCAGTTCATCACTGGAGCTGACAGGATGCaaccaaaa GTGATGCAGTCACTCAGGTTTGCAATGCAGCCAGCTGTGAATGACATTTCCGTCTCTTGGGATTTACCAAAGGGAGTGTCCGCCACCGTTCTCTCTCCACCCATTACAGCAATATTTCAGGGTCAGAGATCGCTGATTTATGCTCAGCTTACAGGACCG agTTCAGAGGAAGCAGATGGCAGTGTGACAGTGAAGTACAGCCTGGCAGGTCATCCCTCTCAGAACCAGCTGCACTTCAACCTCAAACCTGCAGAGGACTCTGA ATTAACAGTCCACAGGCTGGCTGCTCGCACTGTGATTCGCTCTATGGAGTCAGAGGAGAGGACACGAAGAGGACACCAGGATgaagaaatgaagaagaagGTGGTGGAGCTCAGCATCCAATCAGGAGTAAGCAGTTGTTTCACTGCCTTCATTGCTGTCAACAAAGACAGCGGCAAGGCAGTTCAAGGACCGCTGGTGCGCAGAAATGTCCCGACAg CTCTGGCTTGCAACTCTCCAAGAA gaaTGGCTAGGTCTTGTTCGGCTTCAGAAAGAAATA ATATGTTTCGTCGTGCTCCACGAGACAATA gaaGTGCTGATTTTTTGGCTCCACAAAGAAGTT ATAAGTTTTGTCCTGCTCCACGAGACAATA GGTCACTTTGTATGGAGAACTCTGGTAGTTACAGACATGAAGAACGCATTGATT GTGATGGTGATTTAGATTCAGGTAGGTCAGCACGGTCAGCCGCTGAACCACCACAGCCCCATAAAGaccctctgctgcagctggtgtCCCTGCAGAATGCATCTGGCAGCTGGATGCTTCATGAAGCTCTGGCTGCTGTGCTGGGAAAAACCAAAGAGGAGGTGGAAAAGGCAAAACCAGAATTG GTCAACAATGAAGTGTGGGCCTCCATTCTGGCTCTGATTTGGCTTCATGGTTTTAAGATGGATGCAAAGGAGGAGTGGGAGCTTCTGGCTATGAAGGCGGCATCATGGATTAAAGCTCAGAACG CTCCATGTGTGTCAGAGTGCGTTGAAGCTGGAAATAAACTGTTGGGTTGCAGCATGAAGAAAGAAGCTCTGGGGCTCTGA
- the LOC102218675 gene encoding von Willebrand factor A domain-containing protein 5A-like isoform X1, whose protein sequence is MRSFLGINKQVLAPPTHRFSHTEPVQVVHNSCCSLNEISERQQRTKLRQQGSVVNLKHICLLSATVLTGTMVNCFGLVTDNKEPVPLKSIDAQLEVKDHVATLVSTLTYENKEDKPLEAVFVFPLPGDAAVCHFSAQIGETHIVAEVKEKQQAQEEYDDALSSGQQAFLLEESEQSPDIFSLKVGRLPPGESASIRLEYVTELAVQADDGLRFCLPAVLNPRYQPQGSEGPSVQVTSVPASLVPYSLSFSAQVSSPRPISKIESSCSLEPLQYLNADQTKATVKLGGGHKFDRDIELLIYYKDAHQPSAVVEAGQASAKPGSLMGDPVVMVSLYPEFPQSVMSSRAACGEFVFLMDLSGSMGCPMNNSTPQETRISSARDTLLLLLKSLPMGCYFNIYSFGSSFEHIFPKSVEYSEKTMKEALEKVEKMESNLGGTEILRPLNHIYSQACIPKHPRQLFVFTDGEVRNTKEVTDLVKNNADSHRCFSFGIGEGASSALINGMAKEGGGQAQFITGADRMQPKVMQSLRFAMQPAVNDISVSWDLPKGVSATVLSPPITAIFQGQRSLIYAQLTGPSSEEADGSVTVKYSLAGHPSQNQLHFNLKPAEDSELTVHRLAARTVIRSMESEERTRRGHQDEEMKKKVVELSIQSGVSSCFTAFIAVNKDSGKAVQGPLVRRNVPTAALACNSPRRMARSCSASERNNMFRRAPRDNRSADFLAPQRSYKFCPAPRDNRSLCMENSGSYRHEERIDCDGDLDSGRSARSAAEPPQPHKDPLLQLVSLQNASGSWMLHEALAAVLGKTKEEVEKAKPELVNNEVWASILALIWLHGFKMDAKEEWELLAMKAASWIKAQNAPCVSECVEAGNKLLGCSMKKEALGL, encoded by the exons ATGCGTTCGTTTCTCGGCATAAATAAACAGGTCCTGGCTCCACCCACTCATAGGTTTTCTCATACTGAACCCGTACAAGTAGTTCACAATTCCTGCTGTTCCTTGAACGAAATTTCCGAGAGACAACAGCGGACGAAGCTTCGTCAACAGGGGTCTGTGGTAAACCTAAAACATATCTGTCTGCTATCAGCAACTGTTCTTACTG GTACGATGGTGAACTGCTTTGGTCTGGTCACTGACAATAAGGAACCAG TTCCTCTGAAGAGCATTGATGCTCAGCTGGAGGTGAAGGACCATGTAGCTACTCTGGTCTCCACTCTGACCTACGAGAACAAGGAGGACAAACCTCTAGAGGCTGTGTTTGTCTTCCCTCTGCCTGGAGATGCTGCTGTGTGTCATTTCAGTGCTCAGATTGGAGAAACACACATTGTAGCTGAGGTGAAGGAGAAACAGCAG GCTCAGGAGGAGTATGATGACGCTCTGAGCTCCGGTCAGCAGGCCTTCCTGTTGGAGGAGAGTGAGCAGAGTCCAGATATCTTCTCTCTGAAGGTGGGCAGGCTGCCTCCAGGAGAGAGCGCCTCCATCAGGCTGGAGTATGTCACTGAGCTGGCTGTGCAGGCTGATGATGGGTTGAGGTTCTGTCTGCCTGCTGTGCTCAACCCTCGATACCAACCCCAGG GTAGTGAAGGTCCCAGTGTCCAGGTGACCTCAGTACCAGCCTCTCTGGTGCCCTACAGTCTGTCCTTTTCCGCCCAAGTGTCCTCTCCTCGTCCAATCTCTAAAATAGAGTCCAGTTGCTCTCTGGAGCCTCTTCAGTATCTCAACGCTGATCAAACTAAGGCCACG GTTAAATTGGGTGGAGGACACAAGTTTGACAGAGACATtgaattactgatttattaCAAAGACGCCCACCAGCCCTCTGCTGTGGTGGAGGCAGGACAGGCCTCTGCCAAACCTG GCTCTCTGATGGGTGACCCAGTGGTGATGGTTAGTCTTTACCCTGAGTTCCCCCAATCAGTGATGTCCTCACGCGCTGCCTGTGGAGAGTTTGTGTTCTTGATGGATCTATCAGGAAGTATGGGCTGCCCCATGAACAACAGCACACCGCAAGAAACTCGCATTAGCAGTGCACGG GATACTCTGCTGCTCCTGTTGAAGAGTTTACCAATGGGCTGCTACTTCAACATTTATAGTTTTGGTTCCTCCTTTGAGCACATCTTCCC TAAGAGTGTGGAGTACAGTGAGAAGACCATGAAGGAGGCTCTAGAAAAGGTTGAAAAGATGGAGTCTAATCTTGGAGGAACAGAGATTCTTAGGCCTCTTAATCACATTTACAGCCAAGCCTGCATTCCCAAACATCCTCGACAG TTGTTTGTCTTCACTGACGGAGAGGTGAGGAACACCAAAGAAGTTACTGATCTTGTTAAGAATAATGCAGACTCCCACAG GTGTTTCTCTTTTGGGATTGGAGAAGGAGCCAGCTCTGCTCTCATCAACGGGATGGCCAAAGAAGGCGGAGGTCAAGCTCAGTTCATCACTGGAGCTGACAGGATGCaaccaaaa GTGATGCAGTCACTCAGGTTTGCAATGCAGCCAGCTGTGAATGACATTTCCGTCTCTTGGGATTTACCAAAGGGAGTGTCCGCCACCGTTCTCTCTCCACCCATTACAGCAATATTTCAGGGTCAGAGATCGCTGATTTATGCTCAGCTTACAGGACCG agTTCAGAGGAAGCAGATGGCAGTGTGACAGTGAAGTACAGCCTGGCAGGTCATCCCTCTCAGAACCAGCTGCACTTCAACCTCAAACCTGCAGAGGACTCTGA ATTAACAGTCCACAGGCTGGCTGCTCGCACTGTGATTCGCTCTATGGAGTCAGAGGAGAGGACACGAAGAGGACACCAGGATgaagaaatgaagaagaagGTGGTGGAGCTCAGCATCCAATCAGGAGTAAGCAGTTGTTTCACTGCCTTCATTGCTGTCAACAAAGACAGCGGCAAGGCAGTTCAAGGACCGCTGGTGCGCAGAAATGTCCCGACAg cagCTCTGGCTTGCAACTCTCCAAGAA gaaTGGCTAGGTCTTGTTCGGCTTCAGAAAGAAATA ATATGTTTCGTCGTGCTCCACGAGACAATA gaaGTGCTGATTTTTTGGCTCCACAAAGAAGTT ATAAGTTTTGTCCTGCTCCACGAGACAATA GGTCACTTTGTATGGAGAACTCTGGTAGTTACAGACATGAAGAACGCATTGATT GTGATGGTGATTTAGATTCAGGTAGGTCAGCACGGTCAGCCGCTGAACCACCACAGCCCCATAAAGaccctctgctgcagctggtgtCCCTGCAGAATGCATCTGGCAGCTGGATGCTTCATGAAGCTCTGGCTGCTGTGCTGGGAAAAACCAAAGAGGAGGTGGAAAAGGCAAAACCAGAATTG GTCAACAATGAAGTGTGGGCCTCCATTCTGGCTCTGATTTGGCTTCATGGTTTTAAGATGGATGCAAAGGAGGAGTGGGAGCTTCTGGCTATGAAGGCGGCATCATGGATTAAAGCTCAGAACG CTCCATGTGTGTCAGAGTGCGTTGAAGCTGGAAATAAACTGTTGGGTTGCAGCATGAAGAAAGAAGCTCTGGGGCTCTGA